Genomic window (Nicotiana sylvestris chromosome 7, ASM39365v2, whole genome shotgun sequence):
GTTTTGGCAAAAAAGATTCTACGGGCAGGGTATTACTGGATTACCATAGAGCGAGATTACTTCAGATTTGTTCGCAAATGTCACCAGTGCCAGATTCACGGTGACCTGATTCACTTGCCTccttcggagttgcatcccatgtcctctccttggcctttcgttgcttggggaatgaatgttattgggccgatcgagccaaaggcttcaaatgggcatagattcattttggttgcaattgattacttcaccaagtgggtggaagccgtcactttcaaagcagtcaccaagaaagcagtggtagactttGTTCACTCCAACATCATTTGTTGCTTTGGTGTCCCAAAGACCATTATCACTGACAATGCAGCCAatctaaatagtcatttgatgaaggaggtatgcgaacaatttaaaatCATGCATCGCCATTCAACCCCTtaccggccaaaagccaatggatcagttgaagcggcaaacaagaacatcaagaagattcttaggaagatgatccaaggttcaaggaaatggcatgaaaagttgcatTTTGCTATTTTGGGATACCGTACGACTGTTCGCACATCTGTTGGCGCAACTCCGTATCTGCttgtatacggaactgaagtTGTAATACCCGCTGAAGTCAAAATTCCCTCTCTCCGAATTATTGTGGAATCAGAGATTGAAGAcactgagtgggtcaagactcgattaGAACAACTGATGTTGATCGATGAAAAACGGCTAGCAGTAGTGTGTTTCGGCCAGTTATACCAACAAAGAATGACACACacttacaataagaaagtgcgcccaaggcagtttgaggtaggccagctgattttgaaacgcatccttccgcaCCAAgtagaagctaaaggaaagttcgccccgaactggcaaggaccctacatcatcaagaaagtgttaccaaaagggccttgcacttggtagatgaagaaggatgggtaccagacatgactattaacacagacgcagtcaaaagatgTTATGTCTGATATATACCCATTGTAGAATTTTCACGCATTGATTTTCTCAGATTGAAGTGGCGAAGGCTATCATTTACTCGCTATTCCGAATAGGTGTCACCCTTTTTGTTAATCCTTTTGAGTCGTATTTGTCTTCCTTGTTTCTCACTTCGTGGAACTTGTGTACTTGTAAAAAAAACAAATCTCTGAGTCATTGAACTACGTCCgacctgattccgaaaggatacgtaggcagccttaccctgggttcggtcccatcagaacaaaaaatccatattcccaatactccaaaactggggcagaagtttgttttatttcaCGGTTTTTTCTGTAAAAATGATTCCAAAATTTGTAATTCAGTTCAAGGTTCGCCTTTTTATCTTCAAGAACTTCTGATCGATGTTTTTTAAGAATGATTGAAGTCCTTATGCCAAAAGGCATTGGATAACCTCCCTCATACAATATCttagtcaaaaaaaaaagaaatgagagagttttatcagtgaaaacccatacgggcactataaggcgatagtgagcagagaaatgagagagtcttattggtgaaaacccagttgggcaccataaggtgacagttagtagagaaatgagagaggttagttaGCGAAAACCTGCAATGGGCGCTACTAGCCGAATAAGGGTCTTTTATTCTCCGGCATGAGCACAACCAAGACAAATTCAAGATGAACATTTGCGGCGGATTTTGAGAATTAGACAACTCagacagatcaggcatccagtccaaaatgcatgtcatgattcattaaagtcggcacatacctccagataagtctccctattccttttcccgaaagggacaccttttgtttaagcacagttctttttcgcttccaattattattctgtttttatccataatttttctttgagtccCCTTCGTTATAATTCTGCATCAAAATCGAAGCAAAGAAAGGGCTGCAAAATTGGCTACAGCTTCCCCGTAATGTCGAGCACAATTTGGGGCATATGTTACATTGACGAAGGCACGAATCCATCTCTGATCTCATTCGATAAGACAAACAAAGTGTCTAAAAAAAGAGCTGAAAAGGTCGCCTACGCAAGACCTGCTTTATGAGAAACGTTGATGAGCACTACGGACACAAACTGATACTGGGGTAAGACAACTGATTTTGATTTTAGAGAAAAATGCATTGCCTTAGAGACAAGGGTAGTGGTACCATGGACATCTGGGTATGAAACAGTTGGGGCAATATTGTGAAGCCAAGGTCTCTAGAAAATGATACAGAGCGGCATAACATCTCGGTACCACGCTGACAGAATCGGTTCTTCAACAACAGTGGTCGTGAATCAAGCTACTCAGGGCATCAAggacacaaaccaaccaccactttaaaaactcacaagtttttctttatttaaagcAGGAACAAAGTAGTGCAGAATGTCGGTCCTAAGTGAACgaatgtcaccaaacgtaagatccttaaaatctccatttttcttttattttcagcatgcatcactattgttcacacctcctatttctgaagcttaactcaggtagaaccgtttcgcctagggggatctagctcatagtttccgggtagaagtactcttcactcagggtgttttctgaagcttaactcaggtagaaccgtttcgcctaggggatccagctcatagttttcgggtagaagtactcttcgctcagggtgttttacgtagcttaacccaggtagaaccgtttcgcctagggggatctagctcatagtttccgggtagaagtactcttcgctcagggtattttacgtagcttaacccaggtagaacccgtttcgcctagggggatctagctcatagtttccgggtagaagtactcttcgctcagggtgttttacgtagcttaacccaggtagaaccatttcgcctagagggatctagctcatagtttccgggtagaagtactcttcgctcagggtgttttacgtagcttaacccaggtagaaccgtttcgcctagggggatctagttcgtagtttcgggtagaagtaatcttcgctcagGATGTTTAAATACAATTTAACTCAGATCAAACCGTTTCGCCTAGAGGGATTCAACACTTTATCGATAATACATGGTGCTAACACCCGATTCTATTTCCTTCCACTAAGAGAGAGTACCAGCCTATGATTACATTTCCTTTCAGTTGCACAAGGTACCGATCCCTAGTTAAACTATCCTTCGTTACCAAATTTTATCTCTTTCAGCTAGTTTATACTACTGTTCCTATATGCCTtttcaataaattagataatttacaGATTTCTCTAATAACTCACAGAATTTTCCTAGTGCCagactggggtagaaaatttttgttcatttttgtttgtctttgatgGCTTTGCAGGCTCTACCGTATAGCACAAGTGATTATTAAAGCTTGCAGTTTCAGCTTCTCATCAGAAGAAAGAAATCTTTCGATCACAAGATAGTCGGAGTTTAGCTTTGATAATGTGTCAGCAACCCAGCTTCTCAAGATTCATCTTCTCAAATTCTGATCCAGAAAGCAAGCCATCGAGATTGAGTCATAATCTTTTATTCAAAAGAATTAAGATCCAATCTAAGGTAAACATAAGCGAGCaggtcaagaatcaagatttgactctAGAAGACACGTGGATAGGAATTTTTGTACTCTTAGTTTGCAAATAAATGTAgtgctcttctctttttcttttgatgtaaGAAGCAGTAACGGTAAGAgtaacaacaacagcaacaacaacatcaGTCTTAACTCCAGTGTCTGGTAGTCCCACCTACCAAATTttcccagaactacactgacctgattcctttatagtcaaggatatgtaggcaacctcagaagcaaggtTCAGTCACCacctttttcaaaatgcttccactAGAGTGAATATGAGCAAAAATTATCCATGTCATTtatttgtctttgcacgaaaactcttcatgttcttgagcaaagaggggcagctgtaaatgcctaattttcgccttatatatatatatatatatataataaatgtatgtgtgtttgttcttatttgtgtatgtataggttttaagagttgagtaatggtttgataaatggggtagggtttgggctagtgtaatttaattaaaattgtgccaaaattggcccaaaatttgagcccaaagagcccaaacccggtccaaaagggggctgccaagaagagcttaaaacgacgtagttttgtcttgaaactacgtcgttttggttaagtgacaagattcaatctcatccacccatcttgatttaatccaacggtcctagtttgatcttcatcctaggtatttaaagcctaaaatccccaaaaatttgcCCCATTTTCCCATTATTTCCTCTCTCTTATTTCACTCTCAtcactctctcttctctctcctccCAAGCCGCTGCCACCGCCCCACCGCCGCCGGCCGGAAATTGCCGCTGCCGGCGGAtcacctccaaacacctccaaattcacaccatgtaatctccacagcttcctctttccatatctccaaaccaaatccttcaaaaatccctcaaactccttgaatattagatctaggaaactttcccgtcacttttttgcccaaattattgaagctccaaccactaccaccccacaatacctacatcaatggatagagctcctcaagacctagctattgatgccaATTTCACCCTGAAAATCTGACGACCAAAATCCGGCCAAATTCCGGCAACCTCCCCGAACACCctcttttggcataccaccattttttcggccacttgaattgtaaaatggtaaaatcctattctttttcatggctgtttttttattattaattattttagcattagtttttgaagttttggaattttaaattttctgtttttgcacttgttgaagtagtaaaacaGCTTTGTGTTGATTAAAGTGAGGTAGTGAGGAAATGTTGGAGAGTATATGGTAAAATCGTAATCCTGCCCCgttattaattttttgattttttttagttaaacTTAGTTTCTATCTTGTTTCTTCATTTAATCCATTTTTGATTATGTTTGTCTAGTTGGTTTTATTAAATCGCTCCAGCGATAGCGTGCGTTTCGTTTGGCTATAATAGTTAATTTTTGTTTGCTTACGATTGGTTCATAACACATGTGTGaagtttaattacatgttttaatacTTGGTTTAGTTTGAATCAACAGAGtgatattgatgttgttaaaatctgaagtttatgttattttatcacaaaataggGTGCTAGTAGCCTACTTTTACTAGTTAGGGTGgctgaaataatattttttttcgcTTTGTTTCTAACATAGTAGATTTTCTTTGACCTTTGGacagattttgaacagtgtttagcACACAATGTCAGTTTTTGTCGGACAGACATTtggtgaaccaaaatctgtccaaATTTGCCTATTTAAGGGCTGCCCTTTCCTCACTTTGGGGGGACTCCATCACACTTCCAggggcattttttataattgctttgtcacaaaaacaaaaaaaatcagtaGTTGAACACATGAAAAGTAAACTGAAATGGTGAGCGTTGGGAGTGAATCTTAGAGTGCAAACTTTTAAAAAAGTATAAGTCCTCTTTAAAGTTTATTTCTGGGTTCCCTCTCTAAGTTTTCGGGTTGTTTTAACACGGATTTGCTGCTGGTTTTATGCTGCTTTAGTTGCTGAACTACTGTTTATTCTTTTGCTACCAGGTAATCCTTTAAGACTCATAATGTATGTATTTTCAGCAATGGGAACAACTTGAACATGTTgcaccatttaaatgtgtttgatgtgatgaatagtttgacaacaaaagagcttgtatgttattgttatgtatcaagcatgtgataatgtgaatatagtccttcataatacttgaatattgaGTTGTAAGTTTTTGAATGTGATATGTAAGTGGTTTATGGTtttttaagcatgttttcaagCTATTATATCCGAGTAACAATGCCAAGTATGCCATGAATGACTTTAGGTGTATATCACATAACAtaagttcgttttagttgctAAAATTTCACTGCCAACATATGCTTCTAGGAATGCTGTGATAATATCTTTGTGAATCTGGCCATTGTGCCGGATTTGCAAAAATGACTATTTTTGTAAAGTGGGCGTTTATACAATTGTGACTATGTAGTTAATGGTCATGAACTCAAACTAAGTAAAGAGCTAAGATTGTATCAACTTTGGGCCTTATTGAATCAAAGATAAAAGTTGGCCCATTTacctttaaacaacaaaattacTCCTTTTCTTCTATATAACATTGGGCCAATTgaaattcatttcttggcccattttaataataaattccagcagcccaaaagctccatacaagctggcccattttttttaacaagaagttggctcatttcttttaaaatagataAAGTTGGTCCAACATTTATTTGCATAATTTTTTCCAACTATACAActcgaaataataataataatatcagatttttctactattttaattAACTAGTTTCCCTTTAATTAACTTAAACGTTAGGCAAATAGTAGGTGCGCTTTAACTTCACGGACTCACTTGTGTAGCGTGACgcttaacttttaataagttaattcatcaatttcatgtcatattcaatagttttaattaatttataaatcttttgtcataatcacagattcgcttgcgtagcgtggtagtgacatttaataaattttctgaAAAAAAGAGGGTTAATGTTTCCTCCAACATAATTGCATcaatttttcaaaagtaaataacATGCTAACAATCGTCTGTCATGactgcggattcgcttgcgtagcgtcattatgactaaataataaatttcgtcgatcacgcattcgcttgcgtagtgtggttatgacatcttattattcaaaaatattcattaattttttctaataatcaagagataaaagaggataggtaaataaaacatgaaaataatataaatcacagtttgtccaaaattaattcaagccaagtttaagtcaataaagcgaccgtgctagaaccacgggactcggggaatgccttataccttctccacggtcaacagaattccttgccCGAACTTTGTTTTCGAGGACCgattaaaatagagtcaaaccttcctttgactagggatccaaataaatggtgacttggaacaccgaaaaaatcaattataagtggcgactctgaacaataaaataatccatattcaaattttgtcactttaattggaaaaactctttggcccatacacattattattattttgaggggtagaaaaggggtgtgacattaATCATCAAAACCCCAATTCTTAACAGATCTGAACTATCAAATTCACTTGTAGAGGTGCACCCAATAGTAATTGTAACATAATAGTTTGATCATAGTTTCACGCACAtatatttaagtaattttgaaGAAATATAACATTATTATACATGATTTGGGGAGAGGAGTATGGTTTTATGTGAACCCATACAGTGACATACGTATGTTTTTTCATAAGCGGTGTCCCTATTGAAAGAGTGAACGAACgagtaaataaataataatatatatatcatATTATAAAAAGACAACttaaataatattaataaaaCACTATTCAAGTACATTACTATAATTCTCCTCGACGAGTTTTCGTGTTTTGAAATGTATCCATAATAGCCTCCTTAGAAATATTACTAAATACATCCTTTTTTATATAAGGAACCAAACAACCACTCAAAAGCTCATCATCCATTCGATTTCGTAAGTCAATCTTAATCAACTTCATTACTGAGAAAGCTCTTTCATCCATAGCTGTAGCAACTGGCAAAAGTAAAGCAAATTTTACTAGTCGGAACACTAGAGGATAAGTCTCATGAGCTATTTTAAATGCATCGGCAACATGATCACATCTTTTAATATACCATCTAAGAAGTTCAATATAGTTACCTCTATTAAAAGATTATTCATTTTCACGATGCCACCGAAATGATAATCCTTGGTGCAAAAAATATCTTATCACATCAGTCGCAACCTCTGGACGAGTCATATATTCTAACTTTTGTTGATCAAATTGTTTCGCAAGTACACTTTGAATAGATTGTTTTTGTCTCATCAAATTATCACCTTTCATTCTTGACTGATTATGAATACTATTTGGTCTACCAATATGCGTACAAATCTATCCTTCTTGGTCCAACTTGTAAATCCTatacttgaaaatatatatcATCCCCCTTGATCGATGCATTCATTTTGAAATAAATAACAATACAAGCAAAAAATTGCATCTTTTATTATGCTATATTCCAACCAATCATACTCATCAAGCCATTAAGGATTAAAGCGACGCAATATACCATAAAGATTTCTTCGAGGAAATTTGTGCTCTCGAGGTCAGAAAGGACCTCTTTGAAGATGCTTTCTTCTTATTGCATCATGATCCAAAATCAGTGACGTCACCAAACAAAATTAATCATAGGGATAAAAGTGATTGTaattaggggtgtgcattcgatttatcgattcgattttgacctttatcgataattacttatcgattatcgatttgtacatatgcttatcgttatcgtttcaataaggtttcgattttttcgatttcgatttattgatttttggagcttatcgattcggttatcgattacaccaataaaaAAATTTAcgggattccacggaaagtatatcgctaCAAACacacctaactaatatggacaaaaggaagctaaaataagaagagcaccgtttataacataaaaattgtgtcaacaagcacatgcaacgaaactaaagtaagggatcaaatgtatgccaccaacactccaacggtataaacaaacaaaaaatcaaaatacatcatcacggctaattctgttttccattaatttgaacttcattcccttgagctttaaatatgatcattccttaaatgtggtagaggaaataatagggttagggacttagggtaaaggaaagggtattatagaataagggtaaaaaaattaaaaaaaattaaaaaaaaaattaaattttttttactgtagcttatcggtttatcgataaatcgataatcgaagaggacaaaatcgaaatcgaaatcgataaatcgataaggaaaattttgaaatcgaaatcgaaatcgataaatcgataaaccgataacaaataatcgattcgatttatcgataaaccgattcgaatgcacacccctaattGTAATTAATAATCTCATCCGAAACTTAGGATTTAGGAATATGCTCTTGGAATGAAGAACTCAATTACTGGAAAAATGAAGAACTTGCCTATTGAAAGACGATTTATAGGGATAGAAATGGTTGTAATTAatatgttttcttttttttaatatacATGATGATAGGAATGCTCCTATTTTTCAGGCTTCGTGTTTCCAGCCTTGCAAATAGGTTGGTATTTTATAGATATAGAGTGTAAATGTTTTTGTACACATGGTATAATTTCAATTTTTGGGGTACATCAAGAAAGTGTGTATTATAAATGGGTATACCATGAAACTTTGCCATTAGTTTTAAAGTGCTTCCCATGCTTTAATTAGCAATAGCAGCCCACGTTTTTAGCAGCAACATGGGGTTTTAAATTAAGTGAGAGAGTCAAAAAGAATTTGTTGTGGATAAAGGAGTTGGAACCCATGACCTGTCACACAATTACTAGAATTAATAATCATCTAAGCTAGTAAGCTGCTGGTGTCACCTGTATTCTTTTTACCTGGTATTTTTTGTTTTACTTATTATTTGAATATATGTAGTAAAAAATTTCGACGAAGCGATATCCCGTAACACCACTTGAATCTATCTAAATCTGTCCCTAAACAGATATCCCTCAACTTGGATATGCCTTTGCACCACTACCATTGGAGGTGAAGACATTACGACTTAGCTTGTACCGCAAAAGATATATAACAATATGTCATATGTATCTGGTATTTATTAATACGACTAATTCAGatttatccaaataaaaaaaAGTACTCCCCATATAAATTTCTTCATTCACGGAACTCGAATACTGACTCCTCTAATTAGAAATTTCTTGTGCATGAAATCTCTAAAGTAGCATAACACTTGAGGGGTTCTCTGGAGATGAGTCAAAATAGAGTTAGCTAAGTGCTTACGTTTGTCTTTCACGTCTTGGACAACCATGAATTAATTTAATTATCATTTGTCTTTTCAACTCAGACAATGTTTGGCACCAGGCTAGCTCAAATAAAATATAAgaagaattataaaagaaaataggaaaataGGAACCTTCaaccaacaataacaacccagtataatcctactTAGTGGGGTTTAGGGAggataatgtgtacgcagaccttggATATGCCTTTGCACCACTACCATTGGAGGTGGAGACATTACGACTTAGCTTGTACCGCAAAAGATATATAACAATATGTCATATGTATCTGGTATTTATTAGTACGACTAATTCAGatttatccaaataaaaaaaAGTACTCCCTATATAAATTTCTTCATTCACGGAACTCGAATACGACTCCTCTAATTAGAAATTTCTTGTGCATGAAATCTCTAAAGTAGCATAACACTTGAGGGGTTCTCCGGAGATGAGTCAAAATAGAGTTAGCTAAGTGCTTACGTTTGTCTTTCACGTCTTGGACAACCATGAATTAATTTAATTATCATTTGTCTTTTCAACTCAGACAATGTTTGGCACCAGGCTAGCTCAAATAAAATATAAgaagaattataaaagaaaataggaaaataGGAACCTTCGactaacaacaacaacccagtataatcccatttagtggggtttggggaggatagtgtgtacgcccCCTACctggggtagagagactgtttccaaatagaccccgacATTCTTCCATCCAAAAACTTTCCACCTTACTCTtgaggagactcgaactcacaattaaaaaattgaattctcaaaaaagaaaaattaaatcaATTACTTGATTGGTAAGACACTTCATTGATTTTTCCTTCTATAAAACAAGACCCCAATTCAAGGTAGAATCACCACTGAAAATTCCCTTAACATAGCAAATAATTGAGAATAACCAAAATTGTGACTTGTGAGATGGCAGAAGTGAAGTTGCTAGGATTTTGGTATAGTCCATTTACTCACAGAGTTGAGTGGGCTCTAAAGCTTAAGGGCGTGAAATATGAATATATAGAAGAAGACCGAGATAACAAGAGCTCTCTACTTCTTCAATCCAATCCTGTTCATAAAAAAGTCCCTGTTCTCATTCACAATGGAAAACCCATTGTTGAGTCTATGGTCATTCTTGAATACATTGATGAGACATTTGAAGGCCCTTCCATTTTGCCTAAAGACCCTTATGACCGAGCTTTAGCTCGTTTCTGGTCTAAGTTCCTTGGCGACAAGGTAAATACGTATCTGCATAATTTAGTAAACTTTTATTCGAGACTAAAGTAATTTTGAATGTTTAATTCCATATATGATGGTTTAGTCATGTCATTTGTCAATGTTCAGACTTGCGAAAGCAATCACTAACTTGCAGTAGGGCAGACTGTTTACATCACACCCACTTAAGGTGCGACTCTTACCCGGATGATCATGTGTGAATGCGAGATATTTAATATAGCGGGCTGCACTTTTTAAAATTGGGCCGAAATTCAAGTTGTGATGTTAGTATGTTTACTTAGGTCCTAATATTTTCTAGAAATCTTTTAATCATGTCATATTTATATGTCAATAGAAAATATAGAGCTTGACATGCTTTTCATAATTCTCAATAGCAATGGTGCGGATTTAAATGGAACGACATTGTTAATGAGAATTTACATATGTACGTTGTTGATTCTAACTTACTTGTGATGATTGAGACGTAGTGTTGTTGTTGTGATTAAGTTATGAGAGTTTGCAGGTGGCAGCAGTGGTGAATACTTTCTTTCGCAAAGGAGAGGAGCAAGAGAAAGGTAAAGAAGAAGTGTATGAGATGCTGAAAGTTCTTGACAATGAGCTCAAGGATAAGAAGTTCTTTGTGGGTGACAAATTTGGGTTTGCTGATATTGCTGCAAATTTGGTGGGATTTTGGctaggagtttttgaagaaggcTATGGAGTTGTTTTGGTGACAAGTGAAAAATTTCCAAATTTTTCTAGGTGGAGAGATGAGTACATTAACTGCAGCCAAGTCAAGGAATCTCTACCTTCAAGAGATGAGTTGCTTGCTTTTTTCCGAGCTCGTTTTCAAGCTGTTGTTGCTTCTATTTCCGCTCCCAAATGAGCACATCCTCATTCATCTTATGACGTTTCGGATTATATGTCAGAATAAAATTACAAATCTAGGACTGAGTTATGTAGATTCAATTATGCATGTATGCataagaaaagaaattaaaatataTGTTTATATAAGATTAAGCTCGTTTAGAATTAATGACTCTAGATTCTGCATTCTCTTCATGCTAATAAAACTACTTGTTAGAAAAGCTAGCTTAGCCCCAGGTACTCACATACAGGAAATTTCTCGAtctgttttaatttgttagttcgtCAGTGATCATACGATTATTAATCATATGAATTTTCTTATCGAATTGAAAAGAATGCAAGAAAAGCAAACTGCGTCTATAATTTAATGAAATAGTGGCTGACATAAGCACATAAGTCACTCATATGTACATGTAAGCATCGATCTAAAATGATATCACTTATATGTAGTACAAGTAAGTTGCATAAAAAAAATGGAGTTAATATTCTTTTCTTGCTTCACTTTATATATGGACAACATTAAACAAGACCAATATTTATTCAAAATCCCAAATAAGGTTTGCTAGATTGCAATAGATTTCAGAAGGTTTAAGACTCTCATAGACAAAGTGCAGGAATCTTCTAGTTAAGTGGGTGATTTTCGCGGATATGCTTTTCTTTTTCTCTGGCGAAATACATAAACAAATACTTAAAGTTGGTTTCACCTGTCAGTTAAACACTCCAACTTACCAAATGACCATATTAAAGACACATTATGTTGATTTATGTATGTCTCAAAAGTACACTTATTCGGAAGATATAATGCGTGAGACACAATCACTCTTGCGTGATTAAATGAACCTATCGCAATTTAAAACGTAGACTACACGTGGTTAAACAAAAAAagatataaataaaaataaaaaagaatgaaaattaaaacaaaagagGGGAAAGCTAGAGGCTCATTTCAGTAAATTTCTTTTTACTGAAAACACTAATTCCGAAATACATCTTCATCAATCTATTCAATATTGCGGGAAATACTTCAATATTGTTGATAAAGCTTAAAGAACTAGAACGTTAtctaaaaaaaaaactagaaCGTTATCTattattttcctttaatttgggtTCGTTCTTTTGTCTTAAGTCGTCCGTGTTGGAAGGATTTATCGATGTCAATCGGAGGGGGCTTGAAGAAAAACAACATGAGATATTATCTTAGAGGTATGTATATTTCTACCTTTTAGCGCTTTTTCatgattttgaaaatgaaaattttgatgttcttgggaAAGCTTTGGTTTTTTAGTCGGCTAAATGGT
Coding sequences:
- the LOC104221329 gene encoding probable glutathione S-transferase yields the protein MAEVKLLGFWYSPFTHRVEWALKLKGVKYEYIEEDRDNKSSLLLQSNPVHKKVPVLIHNGKPIVESMVILEYIDETFEGPSILPKDPYDRALARFWSKFLGDKVAAVVNTFFRKGEEQEKGKEEVYEMLKVLDNELKDKKFFVGDKFGFADIAANLVGFWLGVFEEGYGVVLVTSEKFPNFSRWRDEYINCSQVKESLPSRDELLAFFRARFQAVVASISAPK